The sequence CAATCCGTCGCAACAGTGAGTGAACTTTGATCAGTTCGGTTATTGCCGCCTTgcaaaaacactattttttgtGACTGTGatcattcgaaaaattcgagaaaatatgCCGCCTAACGTTTACCACTTTGCAGGGGTCTCCATGAAAACAAGGACGGAGGAAATGGAATGGAAAAAGGTAGGTCTCAGTGTGACCGGAATTTTATTACCGAGCGTTTAATTACGGGCGGTTGATTGCGTTTTATTAGGTGTGAGTGCAAGAAAaggaaataattttctattttctcgaGACGACGAGGGAAACCTTTTGGACTTCCGTGAGGGATTACGTCACGATGTCTAGAAGACATAGGGCAGGCCCGGATGACACATGTGCTAATCGTTTGATTTGGCGGTGCGTCACGCTAATGATATTGCGCAATTGGAAGCGGAAGTTGCGGGAAAATATCCAGGAAGCGAGTTGGAGGAGTAAAACGTGGGGGGTGGGggatttgttcttttttttcaaacatttttaaagatgtCTAATAAGGATTTTCTGAGGAGTATTAAGTCGTAATgctaacatttgaaaattcggagttattcagttttttttcattcattggGGTGTCTACAGATTAGTTTTATCCACGGAGATTATTTAAATACTCAAGGGatcagttatttttatttttttcgggagaaaaaaattgtagttttatGTTTATCTATGAGGAGTCTGGGGAGACCgccaataataataataacagtaattgaaacaaacaaaaatgggaaaatttgtttataaCTGTAACTATGGCAACTGTGAGCCTGCgatattcttttttgaattcgaaATCGCGTTGTCCTTAGATTGTTAATGGatattcccaaaatttttactaTCGTTGATAAATTGGCTAACAATGTATCCTATGAAAAGTCTTCAGCAGGTATGTATTTCAGTACTCTGTTCTGAAATTGAGTGCTATCTATAATAGGTGTGCAGTTTCACAAAAtacatttcaataatttttcgttgaaaaatttattcgaatatttgtggaaaaaatgttgttttttgttgaattgtaATTAAGTTTTAacgtttgaataaaaatttgaacatgttTCTAAcaaggtttttcaaaaacgtgtGCTttagatattgaaaaatgttaaaagtgTACTTCAAGCTATTTCAAACCTACTCTATGAATATTTGCTAGCTTGAAACGGaacaaaatgcacaatttcAATATCTATACTTAAAATCAAAACGTTTTTATCTTCAGGAGctcgaaaaaagaagaaaaatgtatcTCTCCCACAACTCAATCACACACCAGCACGATCAAAACCACGGAAAGCAGACGTGGCTGCTCAGAGTTTTTATCTAATGGAAGACATTTCAAAAGCCAAGACTTCATCTGAATCTGACAGTTCTCTGAAAAAGAGCTACTCAGGAGTTCGGCTAAATGATGCTTTGTCAGAGCAGCACAAGAACAATAGTtagttcatttatttttttttttcaaaaaatgttttacttcAGGTCCCAAACGGACTTTCGCCTCACTTGGTCAACGTCAGAATGGGGTGATAATAAATCGAccaatgaaaaattcattggAAGTCGCCCTCCCACCACGGTATCACGAGACGATTAATATCAGCTCAGAATACatttatcaacatttttttttcgtatttcagGTCAAAGTCTGCGCAAGACTTGGACGGTAGAGCAGACTCTAAAGCAGAAATATCACCACTTCCTACCAGCACCAGTTTCGCCCTCGAATCATCGCGAAGTTCTAAAGACATGGCAACGCAAACTGTAAGTTGGAGTGTAGTTACTATTTTCAAATAGGTAGTtgactgcaaaattttcagagtaaaaaGCACGTTTCTACAGCAAgcgttgaatttttaaactgtgTAAGGTCCACCCAAACCGATTCAGTGCCGATTGTGATAAATTCGAGGAGGAAGAGTGAGGTTCCACCGAGTCTACAAGATGTAGGTTATAAATGCCGTTAtactttatttgaaattgaaatcgtGATTCTTGCAATAGTTATATTGTAAAATAGAAACATGGACTTAAcaaattcttaaatttgaCATAAagcgaaaattgcaaaatgtatGTTTAGTGTACTTTTTTAAGGTcttcctcaattttttgttgtataaaactaaaattctaAAGATGCCTGCCTAAAAAAAGTAGGAAAGTAAAATATCCTATTGGGATTCAAACTTtcgcttttaaaaaaatatgttcgCTACTTTCAGCACACGATGTACATATTTAATCAATTTCCTTACTCAGGACACTTTTCCAATATGTTAAGACttttttgatcatttgaaCATTCAATGTTTCTGTgctttccgaaaaaaaaaaactctatcTGAGCCATTACTAGGTTGAATCCTTAAACCACCGTCAAATGAACTTTCTCCGCAAAAACCAAATatccaacaaaaaagtcaCAGGTTTTCATCATATGTGTCTTTAATCTTTCTCGTCACTCATTGCTGATGTAATTATAAAAGCTAAAAATGTGAACTAGAAAAGGAAATTCGAGGAAAACAAGGTCacgtttgaaaatgaaattctaaAGCTGGAGTGTCTTTTTTTTGAGCTAGTAAGTAGGGAGTTTGTTACGTAAAAAGAAAACTACGCTCGGgattgttaaattttcactACGGCCACTCAATGTACATAGATGAATGTTAATATGagtgtttcaaaaagtaatttaCTAATATCAGTTgacattaaattttctgtagataatatttaattgaagttcaaaaaataacgaatGAACATCTGATTTCACACATTTAACACAGTTAAACTTAATTATTTATGTTGTATTTAAAATCaggatagctcagtcggtagtggtggccgctagcaatctggaggtcacgagtttaAGTCCGGTCTCACCCCCTAGgctcacccagcctctattgtgaggtggagcaatccacgactggattatcggccacagtctcCGGCTAGGCCGTGGTTTAAATTATAGCCCAGTGgaatcaccaccaggcagtgtacctgaattccagatccgcagtgcatagcgtttgaagaacggatcgtcatttaatcctttttttttaatctaaaaacatttaattttagcTGTTTCTTTTGAAGCTTTATTGTTCATTACAGCCAATCTTAATTGTTTTCTTCAGATTGAGGAACGTGAAGCACTGCTCGAAGTCATTGAAGATGCTCTTGGCGAGACATTCGACCGCTACTCGCGCGTCCGAACCAACCAGATAATTGCGAATAGCGCTCGAAAACAGGCACAAATCTGGCGAGACGTCAAGGATTTTCTCGGATGTAATTTGTTCCCGTCTGCAATTCAAATGGCAAACAAGAGCGCAACCAGGAGTAAAACAGCCGCCGAAATAGTAGCCAGCATCAAGATGTATCCATGATTACCTGTATAACTGTAAATAATCAGATTAAAATGTTAACATATTGTATTAGGGAAGGTTGTGAATATTTTGCAAATGTCagatgttttggaaaaaaaatgttattcgtATACTGtttataaatagaaaaaaattattaggaTCTTAAATGTGGAATAGCGTTGGATTTGTTACTTTAAAAATGCTAAAGTTATCTTAAAActgaataattaaaatatcaagataaaatgttttgaaaaattttcaaacgtttgTCATATCACCGGTCTAGAGATTGTAGTCAGTTGAAAAACCAATGCATCTCGAGGCCCAAGGGAACGGGCGCGCGAAAAACcattttgtgtcgatttataAAGCGttccgtaaatccacacaaatCGGCTCTTCCCGCAACCCCGCCCATTGGGAAACATCCCAAGATGTCTGTGTTTCTGCAACTGATACCACTCTCTGAACCGGTAGTAGTAggtaaaaattaggaaaacagcaatatttgaatttacatGGATTTTATTAAATACTCTTGCACTTGTGTAGTTgatgcaacaatttttttcaaatgatgtgttttttacaaaacaagGCCATTGCAATCTATTAACAATTTTCGTATTCTTACTGTAATATAGAATTTATATGTTCTTATGtatgttgttgtttttttttcaaatttgacccATCCCCTTAAATGTTCACTTCCGCCCAACCTGTGTAGTGTGCTCTCATACATTTGCTCAACATATAAAATGCttgcttgaaaaaaattgtttttttttttgaaatcatttgaacaacaaaaaaatagaaggataaggaattaaagaaaatgacaaaacatacattttaccagtctgcaaaaataaaaggTGAACTTTTGTGAGAAGAAAGGAATTGGGACGGGGCGAGGGGGGATTGAGGGGATCAAGTTTGATACAGTAGGTCTCTTCACCCGCAGAAGCGACgtttgagaattaaaaaaacaccatattaatcaataattttcaaaaaaagtgtaaaaaggaaaaagtaaaattaaaaaggacACATTTACGACACACGGCATTGCCaagaattggtttttttttttggaaacgttCTGCGCAAAAAGGAATGATTGAGGggggaaaattagaaaaaagtggtAGTTACATTACTGTTTCCTAAATCACAATATAATGAGGTaagttatatatatatatatatatattatatgtatatatatatatattctttTAATTGCGACAGATTGAgtgagagtgagagagagagagaggttGAGGGGAGCGagtgagagaaaaaaagaaacagtgAGAAAGGTAAGAGAGATAGTCCGAAAAGGATGAAGgcagttttttattcaaaatcctATGATCTAGTATATTGTATTCATAATATGAAAAGAAGTAAACgatgaattggaaaaattagaaaaaaagttcaaaaaacccaaactCGTAAGAGAAAGAGACGATTGTTAAGCTGGAACAATtaagaagacaaaaaaaagtcaaaaaagtaaaaatatacATCCGAAAAAACTGAGACAAAGATCAATGACAGAGCGAGGAAAATGAACAGagagaaatggaagaaaacGTTGCAAGTGAAATACTAGAAACaggttgttgttgttgttgttgtttttaagaaaacaacaaaaaaacacagaggaaaaaaagagacagGAAGGAGGAGAAAAGGAAGAGGCAAATGAAACATGAATAGTATCACAAAACGGGGGTAAGAAATGAGATATTAAAGAGGAAATGGAGCACAAACTTGAAAAGGAGATGATACAATTAATGTCGACGTTGATTTGGTACCGCTTGCTGGAAATTGTTCCGAGCCTCCAGACTTTCGTTGTAGaatctgcaaaattgaaattctggaatCAAAGTTGCTCGAGTACGGTGAGTGcagggaatttgaaaattgtaatttaaatttttaaaaaataacaatttgaattttccaattacgAGATTTTCAACAAAGGAAAACACagggaaaacaaaaaaaaaactaaattttcgtgaaaaattgaggcatttttttcaaaacagatAAGTACATTACTCGTTGGGGAATATTAAgtgaacttttcaaagttttgggttgaaaatgttgcaaaagtGAAGTAACACCATTGGgagaattgttaaaaaccacttctatggtgccaaaaaaaaccaaatatcgtagtaaaacttttcggaaaattttttgaaaaatatttattgacagtcaaaaagtggcaattcgtaagtttttccacttttaaaatttccaaaactagaGCACTGTCGCATTCTTGAATCCCTACAATTCACAAGTAATAATTTAGGCCATAAAATTCggagcaaaaatttttttctgatccgccgttttcaaaaaagcggCAAGACCTGGGGCAAATGCCACTTTGGAACTGTCAataaaagaattttcaatatccttttttgaaacgttttactatgatatttggcaattttggcatTGTATTATAGGAGTggttttttatcaatttctgcTCCCATTTTCTTACTGGCGCTTTTCCACctttaaaacgaaaaagtgtacgtgttcaaaaatattccaaaaaaccaagatatgggcggagctttatataggaaaaaatttgaagatattttttttgctgtatgcaagactaatttgtTTTTAGTTACTAGagatatttttcgattttttcaaaattaaaaaaaagtcaaaaatccaaattagtGATTGGTTAAAACGGGTGCAAATTGGAAACgtgcggtggtggtggtgctcAACTCTTACCTCTGGCAGTTCAAATCTATTCTTAGGATAGTATgtttttatttggattttcagaCACACAATGCGATCAGTTTCAGTTGCGACGAAATCTGTAAAAACACAAAGCGTGTCAGTAGTTTTGTATTATTTGGtgaatgtagaaaaatgaaagcaaAGTACACCGCTAGTTTACCGGTTATTCGTTCAAAAGCATTATCATCTAGCCACTACATACTATTTGTTTCACTCGTCGGTTTAGCAACATCACAGTGACGAGACACCAACGGAAATAAGCTatagtttatgaaaaaatgatgaaatcaaaattctaaGCAAGAAAGAAAACAgcttgaaatattaaaattaaaatagcaGAAAGAAGAAGTACAaaacaacaaagaaaaatacacacacacacatcacAACAGAACGTGTGTGagaaacctttttttgagGGGAATTTGAGTTAAAATGGCAAgtcaaatctggaaaaattaggGGATTGCCTTCGTtttcttctccattttctatatttttttgtttcaaaatctttgcaaatcaatagaaaaatcaataggaAACACTCACTTGTATGTATTCCAGTCAAACACGTAGTCATAGCAAAACTGTTGCCGATGGAATAACGTGCGgaacaaatttctcaaataacCATAATCAGGCTGCTCTTCAAATCCAAGACTACGGCAATAGTTGAGGTACTGGGCAAACGCCTCGGGGTAGCCAGCGCACAGGTCGTCAACTCGCGTCGAAATCTTCTTCTCTGATATCAGCTCATACTTTTGCCGCTTTGTGACAGCTTTTAGTCCCTGCCACGGGAGAGTTCCACGATTAAAGTACATAAACACGTAGCCAAGAGACTCAATGTCGTCTCTTCGtgattgttctgaaaaaaaaacaaattgattcAAAGTTGTATGaatgcacgtggtgtcagcgtgccccattttggtttgatctacgtagatcttcggaaaatgcgggagaagagacgcaggcttctcaactgatttctcaTGGTTAAGAGcctgctgacgtcacattttttgggcaaaaaattcccccatttttagtagatcaaaccgtaatgggacaaccTAACCCCACGTGTGAATGGGCGAATAATGGATTATTCTTTGGGTTGGAAGAAAtggttatcaaattttcaaaaaaaaattataggatCATGATTTTTACTGTTACTGTAAAAATATTGCgtttcatttttaaaggtggagcaGCGCTAGAGGGGATTTTTGCTAAATAAACTTATAATGTTCCaaaacgaccgaatatcataacaaaacacttcaaaaaattttagattttttttaaattttctggtcaaagttttggcaaattgccaaagtttttgaaacacacataagcttttgaggaaattcaaagaaatgtCGCAATAATTacaacaaatttaaattataaaaaatgtaggaaaatgtgtttttggtcgactttcaaaattatgagtggtaAAAACTAAgtatttgtcactttttgactgtaaataaaaaattttcaaatttttttttgaaaagttttattttgttattcGCTCATTTCGGCTCcataggagtagtttttaacactttccccactggtgctactccacctttgaaGTGCTTCACTGTTAATGCAACTTCAAAAACATACCAATTCCTCGATGAGTATTTATACTGGCGTATCTTGCAGTTCCAGTTAGATTCTTATTTTCCCGATATGCGATATGTTGATGTTTGCTATCACGATAGCGTTTCGCTAGTCCAAAATCaataatctgcaaaaaaaggcACAACATAGTAGGCTGGCTAATCCctcacaaaagaaaaacttacATAGACCAGATTTCCTCGCTTTCCAAGACCCATCAAAAAGTTATCCGGCTTAATATCGCGATGAATGTAATCTCGGCAATGAATAAATTCCACACGAGACAACATTTGATCGGCAAGCAGCAGGACGGTTTTCAGCGAGAATTTTCGTTGGCAAAAGTTGAACAGATCCTCGAGTGAAGGGCCTAGTAACTCCATCACCATAACGTTGTAGTCACCTTCCTGCCCGCACCACCGAATCTCTGGAATTCCAATGCCTCCGAGCATTATGCGGTAGAGCCGTGATTCAATGTGCAGCTGAGGGTGTTTGGATTTGACACATTCCAGCTTCACCGCCACTTCTTCatttgtttgaatattttgaccCAAGTAGATGTCACCGAACGAGCCGCTTCCGATTTTGCGACCGAGGCGGAAACGATTGCCGACACGAAGTTCCATCtccgctgaaaatttgaatatatattATTCACAATTCATAAATCTGGTATTGTGAATTTTGCACTTTAGATTTCAAATCGCTCTGACATTGACGTAAAGCGCATTTTACTACCTGACTACTGGCGCGattaaaatcaagtttttttttgttcgaaaagcCTTTCACTTTTCATGACCTTTTGCCAAGCCACCCCGCTTATTCACCTTTCTTGTGCACTAATGGCTGCGGAACTGGAGGTATCTGCTGTGtcgccaaaaaatgtgataataGCGTTGGATCAAGCGTTAAAGCCAACGACACAAATTGTGCATGAGAAGATGCTAGCTGTGCCTGAGCCAACGCTGCTATTGTATTCGGGTCTATGGGCGGCCAATTGAATCCAGACTGTTGTGTGAACATTGTGGGGTCTATTTGGGGTTGAGTTGGATGTGGTATTTGAGAAGGTTGAGCTTGTTGTAATAGAGGAGGTTGTTGGTGTTGCTGTATAGGTGGAGGTATGACTGGAAAATTATGGAGCAGCCGTGGCTGATGGTGTTCTCCGTGTGCTTGCGCCATCAACAGAGGGTGCCTATTCATTTCCTCTGGCCCGCTGCCAGATGGTAATAATAGGGCCTCTGGGCCACCGATCACCGCCGTTTCACCGGGATTATGACTGTTCGTGGCTGGTTCGGTGGTGTCCATCGGTGTGCTCGTGTTGTTGTGCCAGGTTGCTGCAGCGGCGGCATCATTTGACATTGTCGCCATACACCTCTCTGCACAATCGGGACAGACACCCTCCAGCTAAAACGTGGCAAAAATCAGAGAGTCGAGTTTGGTTAGAAATACGCCAAAACGAAGAGTCAAATGAAgcaatcagaaaaaaaaatttggcaaagaTAGGAGGAGAGGAAAAGTGTCACGTGAGAGAAACACGAGCCACAAAATAGAATACTGATAAGTCTGAGCCAAAGATTGAAAAcagttgaaattgaaaacagagAAAGTACTTGCACTAAAAGTCTACGTAAACCCCTCATTGAAGTTCCCCCTAACAAGGAACGGAACGAACgcaaacagtgaaaaaaaagtgaaagagataaagtttttcttgttggtgtctctttttttgttgcttctCTATCTCACTTTTTAATGCGttgaaaaactagattttcgTGCCAAGTGCGCAAATGGCCTCACACACAGGGACAGGGACAGTCACCATACACACACacgcacacacacatacacacacaaaaGTGCTTTGTTCTTACATCTGACGTGTGCAATCTAACCTtgcggcaaaaaaaaatggaaagtggGAGGGGAACGACAGAAGAAAACGTGTTTTCAGGCGTTTTTCTGTCACCTCGCGCTGCTTCTGCGCTCGCTCCCTTTTCCTCTATCTCACGCGCGTCCTCTTTTTGGCAAATCAGTTCGAAATGACTTCTGGGCGAGCGAACGAGAGAGATATCATGTTGGATGGTGAAGCGCAGAGGTGCAGAAAATCGACCTTTGTGATGATCCGAAATAGTACGCAAAAGAGAAGGGGGGAAAACCAAGAATAAGAGGAAAGGTGgagaaggggggggggggggagaaaCAAACATCACGTTACTGACTGGGCAAATAAATGCGAAAATTGATCTTTAGGTAAATTGTGGAACAGGTACAAATGGGTTGTGTTCCCAATGATGAGGGTAcgcaaaagttcaaaaatcaaaagtttgaatgaaacatttcaaggatatgaatttaacaaaaaaattattgattaggcaaaaattaaaatttcttatgCACTTCTTATGCTGCgtataaacattttatatcAGAAATGTCTCAAAtgtttacataatttttttatgttttagatCAGAAAACTTAACAGGCGTTTGTAAGGTACCTTTGAAACCTCgaaaaaaggcgaaaaacttaaagcattcatttttttttcaaattttcgctataaaaactctaaaaacactatatagaaaaacaaaaaaaatccctagTTAGTCAAGTCAGGTTCGAAGAAACAACGAGGGAAAGCGAAAAACCGACGGGGAGGGAATAGAAACGAAAGTGCAATCGTACAAGAAACAGTTTGGAAAGTGAAAGATGAAGagatggagaagaagaaaagcaATGGATGCGGAAACGAGGGCGAAACAGAAAGGAAAggatgctgctgctgctgggGACTGCTGCGGCGGCAGTGCGTCGCCTTCACGTAGTCTTTCTGCGTTGTATACAGAACAACGTAGCGATGGATCAAAAAGacggagagagagagatatgGAAAGAGAGATGGACGGATAGAAAGCGTATTAGACAGCGCGGCGAAGGCGAAGCTTGCGGGGTGGCGGTAGGAATAAGAGGGGAGAGATCGAAAGCGCGCCTGCCGACGCGACGCGTAGCAGCGCCCTAACCGTGCGGCTGCGGCGCGTTGCAGGCCAGACAGAAACAGCCCTTTCTTCTCCCCCCCCACATTTTCTGTGTGCTTCTCTGAATTCTCCTCGCTCTCACCTTTTTCACTTTCCATTTCGCTCTAACAGCGCTcacacactcacacacacacacacacacacacacacacacacacacacacacacaaatacaACGTGGGAGAGAGAGACCAGACTGTGGTGATAGTGGGAGAAGGGGAGGGCCAGACAGGAGGAGGAGGGGTGGAAGGATAAAAGTGAGGACATTGGGACGAGCGCTCGCCGCGCGCGCGCCCGCCCGCCTTGTGGAAAGAAAAACCGGTCTAGCGCCCTTGCGAAAGGGTGCTTTTGCTGctactgctgctgctgctgctgctacGGTGTATGTGGAAAGATAGATTGGGGGACGGGGACGGCCACCCTGCGCGGAAAAACTctcatttgaaaatgagaGTGTGTAGAACGAATGGGAAAATCAAGGACACATGGGGGAGCTGCTGCACCACGACCGCCGGCGCCGCGTCGGCCGCCGacatgacaaaaaaaaactccgagCAAAAGTGCATCTGCCGCTTTCCTTCCCCCTCCAGCAACTCCCAACACTATCATAGTCAAATAGGCAGGGCGACGTGAAAGACGATAGCAGATGGGTGGTGGGATGAATTGCACGGAATACAGGCGAAACAGTTGTGGGTGCGACGATATCGAAAAGGTTGTTCAAATACACGCACGCGCACGCTCGCACTGCATGTCCTAGACAACCAGATAGGCCGATTGGGAGGCGGAGGGCGCTGTgctgaaatatatatatatatatggatatatataaattttttctgtgcGCGCCCACCGGCACTCGTACTATAGTGCATGTACGTCTATTTAAAAGTGCACATTCGAAGCGGAAAGTACAAAAgagtattttgtttttcagctgCTCTGGCAAGGCACACTTTCCGGCACTTTCAGAAAGTACGTC comes from Caenorhabditis elegans chromosome X and encodes:
- the kin-20 gene encoding Casein kinase I isoform delta (Partially confirmed by transcript evidence), coding for MELRVGNRFRLGRKIGSGSFGDIYLGQNIQTNEEVAVKLECVKSKHPQLHIESRLYRIMLGGIGIPEIRWCGQEGDYNVMVMELLGPSLEDLFNFCQRKFSLKTVLLLADQMLSRVEFIHCRDYIHRDIKPDNFLMGLGKRGNLVYIIDFGLAKRYRDSKHQHIAYRENKNLTGTARYASINTHRGIEQSRRDDIESLGYVFMYFNRGTLPWQGLKAVTKRQKYELISEKKISTRVDDLCAGYPEAFAQYLNYCRSLGFEEQPDYGYLRNLFRTLFHRQQFCYDYVFDWNTYKFDLPF
- the kin-20 gene encoding Casein kinase I isoform delta (Confirmed by transcript evidence); translation: MATMSNDAAAAATWHNNTSTPMDTTEPATNSHNPGETAVIGGPEALLLPSGSGPEEMNRHPLLMAQAHGEHHQPRLLHNFPVIPPPIQQHQQPPLLQQAQPSQIPHPTQPQIDPTMFTQQSGFNWPPIDPNTIAALAQAQLASSHAQFVSLALTLDPTLLSHFLATQQIPPVPQPLVHKKAEMELRVGNRFRLGRKIGSGSFGDIYLGQNIQTNEEVAVKLECVKSKHPQLHIESRLYRIMLGGIGIPEIRWCGQEGDYNVMVMELLGPSLEDLFNFCQRKFSLKTVLLLADQMLSRVEFIHCRDYIHRDIKPDNFLMGLGKRGNLVYIIDFGLAKRYRDSKHQHIAYRENKNLTGTARYASINTHRGIEQSRRDDIESLGYVFMYFNRGTLPWQGLKAVTKRQKYELISEKKISTRVDDLCAGYPEAFAQYLNYCRSLGFEEQPDYGYLRNLFRTLFHRQQFCYDYVFDWNTYKFDLPF
- the kin-20 gene encoding Casein kinase I isoform delta (Confirmed by transcript evidence) is translated as MELRVGNRFRLGRKIGSGSFGDIYLGQNIQTNEEVAVKLECVKSKHPQLHIESRLYRIMLGGIGIPEIRWCGQEGDYNVMVMELLGPSLEDLFNFCQRKFSLKTVLLLADQMLSRVEFIHCRDYIHRDIKPDNFLMGLGKRGNLVYIIDFGLAKRYRDSKHQHIAYRENKNLTGTARYASINTHRGIEQSRRDDIESLGYVFMYFNRGTLPWQGLKAVTKRQKYELISEKKISTRVDDLCAGYPEAFAQYLNYCRSLGFEEQPDYGYLRNLFRTLFHRQQFCYDYVFDWNTYKFRRN
- the kin-20 gene encoding Casein kinase I isoform delta (Confirmed by transcript evidence), whose amino-acid sequence is MATMSNDAAAAATWHNNTSTPMDTTEPATNSHNPGETAVIGGPEALLLPSGSGPEEMNRHPLLMAQAHGEHHQPRLLHNFPVIPPPIQQHQQPPLLQQAQPSQIPHPTQPQIDPTMFTQQSGFNWPPIDPNTIAALAQAQLASSHAQFVSLALTLDPTLLSHFLATQQIPPVPQPLVHKKAEMELRVGNRFRLGRKIGSGSFGDIYLGQNIQTNEEVAVKLECVKSKHPQLHIESRLYRIMLGGIGIPEIRWCGQEGDYNVMVMELLGPSLEDLFNFCQRKFSLKTVLLLADQMLSRVEFIHCRDYIHRDIKPDNFLMGLGKRGNLVYIIDFGLAKRYRDSKHQHIAYRENKNLTGTARYASINTHRGIEQSRRDDIESLGYVFMYFNRGTLPWQGLKAVTKRQKYELISEKKISTRVDDLCAGYPEAFAQYLNYCRSLGFEEQPDYGYLRNLFRTLFHRQQFCYDYVFDWNTYKFYNESLEARNNFQQAVPNQRRH
- the kin-20 gene encoding Casein kinase I isoform delta (Partially confirmed by transcript evidence), with protein sequence MLFVPGKGLSEMELRVGNRFRLGRKIGSGSFGDIYLGQNIQTNEEVAVKLECVKSKHPQLHIESRLYRIMLGGIGIPEIRWCGQEGDYNVMVMELLGPSLEDLFNFCQRKFSLKTVLLLADQMLSRVEFIHCRDYIHRDIKPDNFLMGLGKRGNLVYIIDFGLAKRYRDSKHQHIAYRENKNLTGTARYASINTHRGIEQSRRDDIESLGYVFMYFNRGTLPWQGLKAVTKRQKYELISEKKISTRVDDLCAGYPEAFAQYLNYCRSLGFEEQPDYGYLRNLFRTLFHRQQFCYDYVFDWNTYKFDLPF
- the F46F2.5 gene encoding CDT1 domain-containing protein (Confirmed by transcript evidence), with product MPVVRPNVTSVRDRVAAIEKKELVVVGKAIENTVIRAKYEPDVRGVNRFRHFHTPIPVSDVSPNGFGKETTAAATHLPSLVNPSQQGLHENKDGGNGMEKGARKKKKNVSLPQLNHTPARSKPRKADVAAQSFYLMEDISKAKTSSESDSSLKKSYSGVRLNDALSEQHKNNSPKRTFASLGQRQNGVIINRPMKNSLEVALPPRSKSAQDLDGRADSKAEISPLPTSTSFALESSRSSKDMATQTSKKHVSTASVEFLNCVRSTQTDSVPIVINSRRKSEVPPSLQDIEEREALLEVIEDALGETFDRYSRVRTNQIIANSARKQAQIWRDVKDFLGCNLFPSAIQMANKSATRSKTAAEIVASIKMYP
- the kin-20 gene encoding Casein kinase I isoform delta (Partially confirmed by transcript evidence) produces the protein MELRVGNRFRLGRKIGSGSFGDIYLGQNIQTNEEVAVKLECVKSKHPQLHIESRLYRIMLGGIGIPEIRWCGQEGDYNVMVMELLGPSLEDLFNFCQRKFSLKTVLLLADQMLSRVEFIHCRDYIHRDIKPDNFLMGLGKRGNLVYIIDFGLAKRYRDSKHQHIAYRENKNLTGTARYASINTHRGIEQSRRDDIESLGYVFMYFNRGTLPWQGLKAVTKRQKYELISEKKISTRVDDLCAGYPEAFAQYLNYCRSLGFEEQPDYGYLRNLFRTLFHRQQFCYDYVFDWNTYKFYNESLEARNNFQQAVPNQRRH
- the kin-20 gene encoding Casein kinase I isoform delta (Confirmed by transcript evidence), whose product is MATMSNDAAAAATWHNNTSTPMDTTEPATNSHNPGETAVIGGPEALLLPSGSGPEEMNRHPLLMAQAHGEHHQPRLLHNFPVIPPPIQQHQQPPLLQQAQPSQIPHPTQPQIDPTMFTQQSGFNWPPIDPNTIAALAQAQLASSHAQFVSLALTLDPTLLSHFLATQQIPPVPQPLVHKKAEMELRVGNRFRLGRKIGSGSFGDIYLGQNIQTNEEVAVKLECVKSKHPQLHIESRLYRIMLGGIGIPEIRWCGQEGDYNVMVMELLGPSLEDLFNFCQRKFSLKTVLLLADQMLSRVEFIHCRDYIHRDIKPDNFLMGLGKRGNLVYIIDFGLAKRYRDSKHQHIAYRENKNLTGTARYASINTHRGIEQSRRDDIESLGYVFMYFNRGTLPWQGLKAVTKRQKYELISEKKISTRVDDLCAGYPEAFAQYLNYCRSLGFEEQPDYGYLRNLFRTLFHRQQFCYDYVFDWNTYKFRRN